The nucleotide window tctggagggcggtgatgtcactgctgtataatataactgatatctggagggcggtgatgtcactgctgtataatataactgatatctggagagtggtgatgtcactgctgtataatataactggatatctggagagcggtgatgtcactgctgtataatataactgatatctggagagcggtgatgtcactgctgtataatataactgatatctggagagcggtgatgtcactgcggtATACTATAATACAAAGGGAATGATTTCTTTAGGCGACGAGTTATACACCAgtctaaaaataaattttgttggTGTGAGTTTTGCCCAACTTTaaaatttgtgccatttttcTGCTTTTTGTATTAAAGAATCTGTCAAAGACCACCCAATCCCAGTAAACCGCGCCACTGATCGCTGCGCTTTTCTAATCAGCGGAGTGCTGGGTAAAGTCTGATATACGGCGTGCTCTGTGAGTGCTGGGTAAAGTCTGATATACGGCGTGCTCTGTGAGTGCTGGGTAAGTCTGATATACGGCGTGCTCTGTGAGTGCTGGGTAAAGTCTGATATACGGCGTGCTCTGTGAGTGCTGGGTAAAGTCTGATATACGGCGTGCTCTGTGAGTGCTGGGTAAGTCTGATATACGGCGTGCTCTGTGAGTGCTGGGTAAAGTCTGATATACGGCGTGCTCTGTGAGTGCTGGGTAAGTTGGATATATGGCGTGCTCTGTGAGTGCTGGGTAAGTCATATATACGGCGTGCTCTGTGAGTGCTGGGTAAGTCTCTGATATACGGCGTGCTCTGTGAGTGCTGGGTAAAGTCTGATATACGGCGTGCTCTGTGAGTGCTGGGTAAGTTGGATATATGGCGTGCTCTGTGAGTGCTGGGTAAAGTCTGATATACGGCGTGCTCTGAGTGCTGGGTAAGTTGGATATATGGCGTGCTCTGTGAGTGCTGGGTAAGTCTCTGATATACGGCGTGCTCTGTGAGTGCTGGGTAAAGTCGGATATACGGCGTGCTCTGTGAGTGCTGGGTAGGTCGGATATATGGCGTGCTCTGTGAGTGCTGGGTAAGTCTGATATACGGCCTGCTCTGTGAGTGCTGGGTAAAGTCGGATATACGGCGTGCTCTGTGAGTGCTGGGTAAAGTCGGATATACGGCCTGCTCTGTGAGTGCTGGGTAAAGTCGGATATACGGCGTGCTGGGTAAGTCTGATATACGGCATGCTCTGAGTGCTGGGTAAGTCTGATATACGGCGTGCTCTGTGAGTGCTGGGTAAAGTCGGATATACGGCGTGCTGGGTAAGTCTGATATACGGCATGCTCTGAGTGCTGGGTAAGTCTGATATACGGCCTGCTCTGTGAGTGCTGGGTAAAGTCGGATATACGGCGTGCTCTGTGAGTGCTGGGTAAAGTCGGATATACGGCCTGCTCTGTGAGTGCTGGGTAAAGTCGGATATACGGCGTGCTGGGTAAGTCTGATATACGGCATGCTCTGAGTGCTGGGTAAGTCTGATATACGGCGTGCTCTGTGAGTGCTGGGTAAGTCTGATATACGGCGTGCTCTGTGAGTGCTGGGTAAAGTCTGATATACGGCGTGCTCTGTGAGTGCTGGGTAAGTCGGATATACGGCGTGCTCTGTGAGTGCTGGGTAAGTCGGATATACGGCGTGCTCTGTGAGTGCTGGGTAAAGTCGGATATATGGCGTGCTCTGTGAGTGCTGGGTAAAGTCGGATATACGGCGTGCTCTGTGAGTGCTGGGTAGGTCGGATATATGGCGTTCTCTGTGAGTGCTGGGTAAAGTCGGATATACGGCGTGCTCTGTGAGTGCTGGGTAAAGTCGTATATACGGCGTGCTCTGTGAGTGCTGGGTAAGTCTGATATACGGCGTGCTCTGTGAGTGCTGGGTAAGTCTGATATACGGCGTGCTCTGTGAGTGCTGGGTAGGTCGGATATACGGCGTGCTCTGTGAGTGCTGGGTAGGTCGGATATACGGCGTGCTCTGTGAGTGCTGGGTAGGTCGGATATACGGCGTGCTCTGTGAGTGCTAGGTAGGTTGGATATACGGCGTGCTCTGTGAGTGCTGGGTAGGTCGGATATACGGCGTGCTCTGTGAGTGCTGGGTAGGTCGGATATACGGCGTGCTGGGTAAGTCTGATATACGGCGTGCTGGGTAAGTCGGATATATGGCGTGCTCTGTGATctgcaactttatttttttttagcccaaATAAAACGGTGCAAATGTTTTGATGACTTCCCCCTAAGTCCCCTGTTCACACTGTAACGCGTCTTGTTTTCTGGGAGGGGGACGCACCTTTGACGCTGCCGGGGTTTTCACTGCTCTCGCTCGAGTCGCTCAGCTCTACTTCTGAGTGTGCGCTCCTCTGGCTGAGTGCGGTCACGAGTCTTCTGTGAATTGTCCGCCCTGAACACGGGGGAGAGATGATGATTATAGGATCTAGTGGTGAATGATTTACAGCATTTCTGATGAGAAGGATCTGATCAGTGGAGAGTTGTAACATCTGCCATCGGGGCTGTTCTCATTAGATCGTCAGCGGAAACTGGCGGGTTTGGCTGAGTTTATCAAATGTATGTGCGCCCCTTAATTCTGCGATTTGATTAGTTGTCTCTGATTAGAGGATTTCTATATTTGATAAAGTGACATCAGGAAGTGCGGCCATATTGGTGACTTCTCTTCTCAGAGATGGTAAATCTGCCACTGCTTATTCCGCCTGTACCCAGGGACCGTTTACGGAGGTCACACCCAATATATCTGTATAGTGCAAGATGATAAAGGGcattttaccctaaaataaataaaatcctgcAAACACAGCAAGAGGGCCTGTTACTATGTATCAGAAAATCAGCAACCTTGGTACTGCAAGAGTTTTTCCAGTGTTAAACTGGGTTATTTAAAGTAATCCTCCACCTTTTCttggtttgttttgtttttttgatccAAAAATACGGCTTTAAatttcttgaattttttttttctgatacagagctccaaatcccctcacCGATATAGGGTAATATAAtacttgcagtcaccactagggggagctcactacacacTGTATTATTGAGTTGAATGTAAAAGTCTCCAGTAAGCtcttgagctccccctagtggcggctgcaggcagaTAGGATTTTATTGTAACCCCTATGATATATTGTGCAATTCCTCAGCACAGAACTTTGGGTTTTGGAGGTCTTGGCGTGCTGCCTCACTAGCATGTAGCTTTATATGTCTTTACCTGGGTCATTCTGCCCGTCCTCCGTATGGCAGGTAATGTTATCCTGGCGCTGTGCTGTTCTCACTGCTCTGGGGTCTCCTTGGTCTGTAGATCCTTCTTTCTTAGTCACCCTGGGTTTATGAGACGCAGCCCCCGCTCTGCTGTGTACAGGGGTCCCGCAGGTGGTCCTGATCCCCACAGATGGGTCTTCTCCTGCTGCCTCCGTCAGGTCCTGCTCTGATATATAGTTTTTGAATGAAAGCGTTTTGCAGCTCATTCTAGAACCTGGGGAAACATCATGTGGTCAGTCCCAAGTCATACATCTCCGGTGGTTACTGCCCCTATAAATGTAGCTGTTCCGAATGATGTCCCTGACTGTAATATCATTGTGGGCTGTGGCTCCCTGTATCACTTGTGAACTGGCATGATCTGCTATTCAGGCGTtcaggaaagctggatgaccatCCCTGTGGTGGGCTTTACTACTCCAGTCACACCAAGAGCTGCATACAATGCCGAGAAAAATACACTAGAAATATATTTAGTGAATATTACGTGCGTTTTGTCCAGTTAGAAGTTCTCTGAAGCCATGACTTATATGGATCTCCCAGAATCCTGAATGGCTAATCTGCCCTGTTATCCAGTGATATAAGGACAGGGTTGTTTCTCTGCTTCCCTGgggagatttaccattcaggagccTGGAAAAGTTGAGTGACTGGTGGTGGGAGCTAAGctagcagccatattggttgtcatccagctttcttgGAACAGGTTGTAACAAGGAGAACTCGTCACAAGAGGACGACTCACAGACCTATTACTGGGGGCTTCCTGGAATCGGGGGGTGCTGTCATTTTCCAGCTTGTGGATGAGcgttgtgattggttgctgtccTTTATACCTCTGGGCAGGTCCCTATAATGAATCTGATAATCTGGGGTGACGTCttacctcccctcctcctcctcctcctcgggtTCTGGCTCTTGTCCTGGTCTTTATTCTCTTGCTCGGAGTCGGATCCTTCCTTACTTAGATTCTTTTTCCTCCTCCGCCGCCTCCTCGCTGGGGGGGTGGATCGTGTGTTGGGTGGAGTGGGGTGGAGGCTGCGTGCGCCCCAAGTGACAGTCTCTATATTCCCCACTTTCTCCTCCGTGTGATTGGCTGAGATTTCCATCCCTCCGAGCACTTCACAATTATTAATCGTAAAACAGGTCTGGTTACTGGTCGTGCGATAATCATGACATTGGCTCCGGAGCAGATATTGTGCCGGGCCGTGCGCTGAGGTCTGCTCGTGTTTTGGCCGTGCGCTGAGGTCTGCTCGTGTTTGGGCCGGGCGCTGAGGTCTGCTCGTGTTTGGGCCGGGCGCTGAGGTCTGCTCGTGTTTGGGCCGGGCGCTGAGGTCTGCTCGTGTTTGGGCCGGGCGCTGAGGTCTGCTCGTGTTTGGGCCGGGCGCTGAGGTCTACTCGTGTTTGGGCCGGGCGCTGAGGTCTGCTCGTGTTTGGGCCGGGCGCTGAGGTCTGCTCGTGTTTGGGCCGGGCGCTGAGGTCTGCTCGTGTTTGGGCCGGGCGCTGAGGTCTGCTCGTGTTTGGGCCGGGCGCTGAGGTCTGCTCGTGTTTGGGCCGGGCGCTGAGGTCTGCTCGTGTTTGGGCCGGGCGCTGAGGTCTGCTCGTGTTTGGGCCGGGCGCTGAGGTCTGCTCGTGTTTGGGCCGGGCGCTGAGGTCTGCTCGTGTTTGGGCCGGGCGCTGAGGTCTGCTCGTGTTTGGGCCGGGCGCTGAGGTCTGCTCGTGTTTGGGCCGGGCGCTGAGGTCTGCTCGTGTTTGGGCCGGGCGCTGAGGTCTGCTCGTGTTTGGGCCGGGGGCTGAGGTCTGCTCGTGTTTGGGCCGGGGGCTGAGGTCTGCTCGTGTTTGGGCCGGGGGCTGAGGTCTGCTCGTGTTTGGGCCGGGCGCTGAGGTCTGCTCGTGTTTGGGCCGGGCGCTGAGGTCTGCTCGTGTTTGGGCCGGGCGCTGAGGTCTGCTCGTGTTTGGGCCGGGCGCTGAGGTCTGCTCGTGTTTGGGCCGGGCGCTGAGGTCTGCTCGTGTTGGGGCATTGGGCCGGGCGCTGAGGTCTGCTCGTGTTGGGGCGTTGGGCCGTGCGCTGAGGTCTGCTCGTGTTGGGGCGTTGGGCCGGGCGCTGAGGTCTGCTCGTGTTGGGGCATTGGGCCGGGCGCTGAGGTCTGCTCGTGTTGGGGCTTTGGGCCGGGCGCTGAGGTCTGCTCGTGTTGGGGCTTTGGGCCGGGCGCTGAGGTCTGCTCGTGTTGGGGCTTTGGGCCGGGCGCTGAGGTCTGCTCGTGTTGGGGCATTGGGCCGGGCGCTGAGGTCTGctcgttattattattattgcttatGTTTGGGCCGTTATCATTATGATTGGACGGTTGTCTGATCTAGAATTGTATGTAGAGCACATGAAGAAATCGATTTGATTCCTGATATCCTGGTAACATTGTGCAGGGGGATATTGTGGGGATCCATTATATAAGGCTTTTCACCCCCGGGGTCATATAGTAACGTACCGTTCTCCTCGCTAGTGACCGACCCTCCACCGGAGCTGCCCGATGACGGATTCCTTCCTGGTCTTGTCTGATATTTTTTGTGGATCTCAACACACCTGGAAAACACAGCGCAGGTGACCCCCAGTTCACCATTAATCTGATCCCGCAAAATGAAATCTCTATGTATTGGGGTGTCTACATGTgtgtcctccccccccccctgcccttaCCTGTAACACGGCTTCCCCCCGCTCAGCTGACTGATTCGGAAACATCCTCCTCTTCCTTGCTGGAACCCCACGTTGTGCCGGTATTCACAGCACCAGCTGATCCGAGCCGCAATCAGCCCATTAATGTAGATGCTGGCGCTGAACGGGTATCCGTGGTGCCGCCGGGAGATGATCTGGAACGTGTCTGACACAGAGGATGGACGTTACTACAACGACCTGCACCAACAAGTAGATACCCCAACATTGCAGAATACCAGGGGAGGCTCCTTAACAAGCCCCAGGCCAACGCTAACTCGACAGCTGTTCTgaaactactactcccagcatgccctgaacgACTGGGACTGGTGCAATGTGTGGAAACTGTGGGAGAAGGTGATCCTTACAGAACATTCCAAGATGTGGACAATTTCCATTGCTTACTCCTATAGATAAAGaaagaagcaaaaggcacggggccacatagtgcaggtcaatcagaCTAAAAATAAATGCAGAACGTAATTAATATGCTCACCACGTGGAAGTTGGTAAAGGCAATAAGTAACTCCACtaatgctgctgccaggatccaaaaccggTGAAACCGAATGGTCACCGCTAATTGGAGCATacgaaggaagaaaaaaggaggatcctatagggcgctgctgcgtggttgtggtggaaagtcaatgaaaaatagaagatatataacaattatttattgaacaataggtggctacgcgtttcaacactgaactagtgtcttcctctggcctgaggaagacactagttcagtgttgaaacgcgtagccacctattcaataaataattgttatatatcttcgatttttcattgactttccaccacaaccacgcagcagcgccctataggatcctccttttttcttaCTCCTATTGAGTCCTTTACTAATGGGCTCACCCTAGCGGGGGCCGGGCCTTAGCGTGGGCTCACCCTAGCGGGGGACGGGCTTAGTCTTTGGCTCGCACTAGCGGGGGGTGGACCTCATTGTGGGCTCGCCCTAGCAGGGGACGTGCCTCGTCCTTGGCTCCCCTGGCGGGGAGACGGGCCTCGTCTTTGGCTCACCCTAGCGGGGGGACGGGCATCGTCTTTGGCTCGCCCCAGTGGAGGACGGGCCTTATCATGGGCTCACCCCAGTGGAGCACTTACCCCCTGGGCTCAGGTAGCCTCTAAACACGCAGATGCTCTCTCCCCCGCAGATCTGCTGGAACATGCTGAGCTCGTCCTTGGGGTTTATGATCTCGTTGGTGATGGAGAACCCCGTTCCCAGATACTGCAGAGTCATCTTCACGTTTGACCGTGTATTTCCCTTTTgatgtaatattttattattggaGTCACGTCCAGATGGTAAAACCTGCAGGAGAAGACACTGGATCAGTGCGGCACATTCATCGTGGTAGTGAATATTTTTCGTCcaattttttttagtattccCAGAATTAGAATATGATGTCTTAGCCACGCCCACAGACTATATTCGCTAACATGGAGCAGCGCCTGACTGCGTGGATGGCGCACATTTGCAGCGTCTTGCTGTGGTTGATGGATGATGCCTGGTGGAGTGTCTGTCTGATCTTTACCTGGTATCCAGAGATGCTCCGCTGTGATGGAGACTTCACCTGTAGAGCGCGCGGATTGTAGGAGTTGTGGAGTAGATTGGAGGTGAATGGCGCAGAGTAGTCGATGCTGAAGTTCATGGTGTCCATGATCATAGACGTACATTTCAGATATATACTTGGCAGTTGAGTCATGAGCCTCGGGTCGGTGCCAACCATGTACTCCAACCATGTGTATGTCTACAAGTGACCAAGACAAGTGGAAATCGAATATATAGACAATAGAAATATAATATTCCACAGCGTTTCTTTATTGCATAGTTGCTCCAGTCGCATCCAGAGCTGCGTTAACATCTGTACTGGTTGCATTGGAAACAGGCTGAAGTTTCTATCTACTCCAGACAGTTGTGTGCTCTGTGTTACTACCTTCTAAACTGCCACAAGAAACAAGCAAATTTGtgactgcagctttggatgtgactggagtccaTAAAATAGTTACTGAACCTTCTATATAGAATGGTTTCCCATAaccaaaatatatacatataatacaataTTGTATGATGTTATTAAAGCGGTTGCAACTATTGTGTGACAAATAAAATGGGGTACACTTGCCATTTATAGCTTCCCTTTGGTGTTATAGGGGGCTAGGCATATGTGTAGACCCCATCACTGGTGttatagggggtctggtgtgtgtGGACCCCATCGCAGGTTTTATAGGGGGGTTGGCATGTGCGCGGACCCCATTGCTGGTATTCTAGGGGGTTTGGCATGCGTGCAGACCCCATCGCTGTTCCTCTTGAGTGTATGACCTGATCTGTGTTTTGACAGGAATCTGAATTCTATCTCTTCAGGAGAAACCTGACCCACATCAGAGGGCGATACTTGAACCCCTGGCTGGTACAGGGCGCACTTAAGACACTAATGTGCGGATGAATAATGGATGAAGCTACAGATCACCTTGACATTTTTATGCATCTTGAGTGTGAACGCTTAATTGGACACCCTCAAAAACCCCAGAAGACCGTAAAAAGTATACAGCAAAGCAGTAACAAACATGCGCTATTCTCCAGCCTGGCGAGTTATAGAGCTACATTTTACAAAATCCCACATTCTATTAGCCAATCAGTCGCCTCGATTTGACGTTCTGCTGCTTTGTGCTCTGTGAAAATGaaatgattttctgtgtttttgtttatttCCTTTTCAGTGAAATGATTGGAGAGCTGATTTGACAATTGTTTTTGTACTGACAGAACGGGCGGCATACCCGGAGGAGATGAAGACAAGTCAAACAATGGCACCTGCCCTGAATAGTCAGTTTTTATAATTCATCCATGATCTAGTATATAAGTCACAGACGCAGGGATAGCTCTATGACCCTGGCAGCGCTGGATTTGCAGTCATCACTCCGCTGTATATGGACAGCTCCACCATCTACAGGTAATTGGGTACCAGGCCAGCCCCAGgtgtatgtgggcccttgggtgacattCAGCGAGCCCCCTGTCTACCTCTCCCTTGGCTTGGCAAGCATTTTTACCCAGACTGACATgcccccccccagccctttggcCCTGGCATTTGCCCACGTACGCCTAATCCTGGCCCTGATCCTCTTAAGAGATTGTTTTAATGATGATCTACTATATGGTCGTCCGAGATCGGCAGAGGAGTCGCCTCCTCATAATAGTCACCCTCAACATCCTGCTTGTGTTAATTTCTCCGTCCCCCGCTTTAAGGATGATGATACCCCGCACATAGCGATGAGAATTACTAACCTTGTCCCTGCCGTTCCCGGGTCTCATGTCTGCTGTCCGCGCTCTCCGCCGCCTCGGTCTCGTCTTGCAGTTTCGGGCAGTAAGTCACGCAGCGGTTGCTAAGAATCGGAGTCTTGTGTCCTCCAGGAGCGGATGATCTGCTTGAATTCCTGGACATTGTTTTTCAACCTCTTAGTGAACGTGTGAAGCGATCTGAGGGGGTGCAGCGCGGGGGAGGAGGCTCGGCTACAAATACGGGGTAGTAATAGTACACTGCATGGTGGGGGCACCGAGGCTGATATGTTGATATCTGCACCATAAATGTGATATTGTGGGGTGGTTGTGCAGGATATAAGGACTGGATAGTCCTGCAGATGTTATTTCTAGGatatggagatatatatatatactctgcactGCCCTTCAGCTCTAGTCTCCGGGGCCACAGGCAGCGTCTGGACAGGGTCCCGTGTGTAGAGCATCatactccagttacatccaaagctgcattcacaatcctgATGGCTTTCTGACACATGAAATTTATTAGCACTGTCCTAGCAGACACCCATATCCGCTTAGTTGTGTTCCCATAATCCTCTGCACTTGGCTGCATTGGTGGTGATGGCTCTattgtataagacatgatgttctTTCAGAATGGTgactgctgctctggatgtgactggagtaaaagaTGTTTTGTAACAGCAGAATAGAAACTGCGGCTGTGACTAGAGCATAAGATATGtgatttgcagagtccctccgtGTTAGATGGAGATTAGCCTGTAAGATATTGTCAAGGGTTTAAGTATTTATTATAATTGCTGCTGCTCCGTTATATGATCCTAGAACAACATCTAGTAAAAGCCGGAGGTATCGGCGCGGGGGGAGGGATGAGGCGGTTCCTGCGGCGCGTAGTCTGCACGCAGCTCTAATTCATGTCTACAGATCATGCTCTACTGCTGCCTCATGATCTGATCCCGGGAGGATCCGCCATTAATTACTTATTGTGAAAAATGTTCCAGATTAGTACGATCCGCACCCCACCTCATGCGTAATGACCGGGCTTTATACGCCAATTACCACATATGTCACAGGAAAATCCTGTAttggatataggggcagtattatagtagttatagtcttgtatatagggagtagtattatagtagttatattcttgtatatagggggagtattatagtagttatattcttgtatataggagcagtattatactagttatattcttgtatataggggcagtattatagtagttatattcttgtatataggggcagtattatagtagttatattcttgtatataggagcagtattatagtagttatattcttgtatataggagcagtattatagtagttatattcttgtatataggggcagtattatagtagttatattcttgtatataggagcagtattatagtagttatattcttgtatataggagcagtattatagtagttatattcttgtatatagggggcaatattatagtagttatattcttgtatatagggggcaatattatagtagttatattcttgtatataggagcagtattatagtagttatattcttgtatatagggggcaatattatagtagttatattcttgtatataggggcagtattatagtagttatattgtatataggagcagtgttatagtagttatattcttgtatataggagcagtattatagtagttatattcttgtatatagggacagtattataatagttatattcttgtatataggagcagtattctagtagttatattcttgtatatagggagcagtattatagtagttatattcttgtatatagggggcagtattatagtagttatattcttgtatataggagcagtattatagtcgttatattcctgtatataggatcagtattatagtagttatattcttgtatatagggggcagtattatagtagttatattcttgtatataggagcagtattatagtagttatattcttatatataggggcagtttatagtagttatattcttgtatatagggggcagtattatagtagttatattcttgtatataggggcagtattatagtagttatattcttgtatataggggcagtattatagtagttatattcttgtatataggagcagtattatagtagttacattcttgtatataggggcagtattatagtagttatattcttgtatataggagcagtattatagtagttatattcttgtatatataaggggcagtattatagtaatattcttgtatataggagcagtattatagtagttatattcttgtatataggggcagtattatagtagttatattcttgtatataggagcagtattatagtagttatattcttataggggcagtattatagtagttatattgttgtatataggggcagtattatagtagttatattcttgtatataggagcagtattatagtagttacattcttgtatataggggcagtattatagtagttatattcttgtatataggagcagtattatagtagttatattcttgtatatataaggggcagtattatagtagttatattcttgtatataggagcagtattatagtagttatattcttgtatatagaggcagtattatagtagttatattcttgtataaaggagcagtattatagtagttatattcttgtatatataaggggcagtattatagtaatattcttgtatataggagcagtattatagtagttatattcttgtatatagggggcagtattatagtagttatattcttgtatataggagcagtattatagtagttatattcctgtatataggatcagtattatagtagttatattcttgtatatagggggcagtattatagtagttatattcttgtatataggagcagtattatagtagttatattcttataggggcagtattatagtagttatattcttgtatatagggggcagtattatagtagttatattcttgtatataggggcagtattatagtagttatattcttgtatataggggcagtattatagtagttatattcttgtatataggagcagtattatagtagttacattcttgtatataggggcagtattatagtagttatattcttgtatataggagcagtattatagtagttatattcttgtatatataaggggcagtattatagtagttatattcttgtatataggagcagtattatagtagttatattcttgtatataggtggcagtattatagtagttatattcttgtatatagaggcagtattatagtagttatattcttgtatataggagggctttattatagtagttatattcttgtatatagggagcagtattatagtagttatattcttgtatataggagggctttattatagtagttatattcttgtatatagggggcagtattatagtagttatattcttgtatataggggcagtattatagtagttatattcttgtatatagggggcagtattatagtagttatattcttgtatatagaggcagtattatagtagttatattcttgtatataggagcagtattatagtagttatattcttgtatataggggagcagtattatagtaattatattcttgtatataggagcagtattatagtagttatattcttgtatataggagcagtattatagtagttatattcttgtatataggggagcagtattatagtaattatattcttgtatataggagcagtattatagtagttatattcttgtatataggagcagtatta belongs to Rhinoderma darwinii isolate aRhiDar2 chromosome 8, aRhiDar2.hap1, whole genome shotgun sequence and includes:
- the LOC142658933 gene encoding uncharacterized protein LOC142658933, yielding MRPGNGRDKTYTWLEYMVGTDPRLMTQLPSIYLKCTSMIMDTMNFSIDYSAPFTSNLLHNSYNPRALQVKSPSQRSISGYQVLPSGRDSNNKILHQKGNTRSNVKMTLQYLGTGFSITNEIINPKDELSMFQQICGGESICVFRGYLSPGDTFQIISRRHHGYPFSASIYINGLIAARISWCCEYRHNVGFQQGRGGCFRISQLSGGKPCYRCVEIHKKYQTRPGRNPSSGSSGGGSVTSEENVLGGMEISANHTEEKVGNIETVTWGARSLHPTPPNTRSTPPARRRRRRKKNLSKEGSDSEQENKDQDKSQNPRRRRRRGALGVTGVVKPTTGMVIQLS